The Brassica oleracea var. oleracea cultivar TO1000 chromosome C7, BOL, whole genome shotgun sequence sequence TCTAATCAAATTTTTTGTTGGTTCAATTTCTTAACACGTATTAAGAAATACTTTTAATGAATTCATTTGTTTCTATTTTGTGCAGATGACATTTTTATCATCGTTGTTACAAATAGCAGAGACTTTGGAAAAACCAGAGGTTGAAGAATATAGAACTGAGTTCTTCAAGCTTGTTGAGGGAACTCTTTCGGTCCCAATCGACCTCCCAGGAACGCAATATCGTTGTGGAATCCAAGTAAAATACTCAGAATCTTAATATCAAAAAAAAAAAAATTGTGAAAATATACTGACCTTTTTGGTTACTTCTCAGGCAAGAAACAATTTCGATAGGTTATTGACAAAGCTGATGCGAAAACGAAGAGAGTCAGGAGAAACTTATACAGATATGTTGGGTTACTTGATGAAGAAGGAAGATAACCGATACTTGTTAACTGATAAGGAGATAAGAGATCAAGTATTAACGATCTTGTATTCGGGTTATGAGACTGTCTCTGTAACTTCCATGATGGCTCTTAAGTATCTCCATGATCACCCTAAAGCTCTTGAAGAACTTAGAGTATGTTCCTCATAAACACAACTGGATTTTTTCGGGTTTCTGACGGTTTAATCCGGTTTGGTTATTGATTACTGGCTTTTGATTACAGAAAGAACATTTGGCTGTAAGAGACAGAAAACGACCTGACGAACCGCTTAATCTCGACGACATTAAGTCCATGAAATTCACACGAGCTGTGAGTATTTTCGTACACAAATTGAACCATTAATATCTATTGCTCTTGATTTTGACAATGTAATTTATTTATCCTTTGGACCATTTTTAATAGGTGATCTTTGAGACATCAAGATTGGCAACGGTTGTTAATGGTGTCTTGAGAAAAACTACTCACGACTTGGAACTCAACGGTAAGAAACTAGTACTGTATTATAATTCAGTTGAAACTGAAGATTTTTTTTTATCATTATTAGTTTTCTTTATGTGCGTGTGTGTGTGAGAGAGAAAAATGTGGTCATGTGGACCTTACACTACATCAATTATTTACAAATATAAACCAACCAGTCCAGCAAAGCAATCATCTCCCCGTGACCCCCCCTTTGCAATCTTGATGAAATATATGTATTAGTACTTAATAGGTGTCATTTAAATATATTTGCAGGGTATTTAATCCCAAAAGGTTGGAGAATTTACGTCTACACAAGAGAGATTAATTATGATACATCTCTGTATGAAGATCCAATGATCTTTAACCCATGGAGATGGATGGTTAGTATTTGCAACTCTGTTTCTTTTTGGTACTCTTGTGTTTTGTTATTTAGAAACTTGAGGCTCACATAGAGGGTTTCTTTGGGTATTTAAATATGCAGGAAAAAAAAATGGAATCAATGAGCTATTTCTTACTCTTTGGAGGTGGAGCAAGACATTGCCCTGGAAAGGAACTAGGAATTTCTGAAGTCTCGAGCTTCATTCACTACTTTGTTACGAGATACAAGTATGTTCTTAATTAATCCATGTCTCTTTAATGTGCAAAGATCTGATTTGTTTGTTGTTGTCGTGATTGATGATTTGAGATCTTAATGTTTTGATTTTCCTTGTGCAGATGGGAGGAGAAAGGAGGAGAGAAACTAGTGGTATTTCCCAGAGTTTCTGCACCAAAAGGATACCATCTTAGGGTTTCACCTTACTGACTTTTGTTTGACCTAATATTCAAGTTATGTATATATAATCAGTTAAGTCTTTTTGTTAGGGTTAATTAGCCTATTTTTACCTCTCAAGAGATGGACTGTGTACAGAGACAGAGAAAGGGAGAAAAATGGAATATATAGAAAATAATACTCTCTCTGTTTTTTAATATA is a genomic window containing:
- the LOC106301844 gene encoding cytochrome P450 85A2, coding for MGIMMMMFGLLMIIVCICSALLRWNQMRYSKKGLPPGTMGWPIFGETTEFLKQGPSFMKNQRLRYGSFFKSHILGCPTIVSMDAELNRYILMNESKGLVSGYPQSMLDILGTSNIAAVHGPSHRLMRGSLISLTSPAMMKEHLLPKIDAFMRSYLSGWDAFETVDIQEKTKHMTFLSSLLQIAETLEKPEVEEYRTEFFKLVEGTLSVPIDLPGTQYRCGIQARNNFDRLLTKLMRKRRESGETYTDMLGYLMKKEDNRYLLTDKEIRDQVLTILYSGYETVSVTSMMALKYLHDHPKALEELRKEHLAVRDRKRPDEPLNLDDIKSMKFTRAVIFETSRLATVVNGVLRKTTHDLELNGYLIPKGWRIYVYTREINYDTSLYEDPMIFNPWRWMEKKMESMSYFLLFGGGARHCPGKELGISEVSSFIHYFVTRYKWEEKGGEKLVVFPRVSAPKGYHLRVSPY